The following coding sequences are from one Eleginops maclovinus isolate JMC-PN-2008 ecotype Puerto Natales chromosome 11, JC_Emac_rtc_rv5, whole genome shotgun sequence window:
- the chrdl2 gene encoding chordin-like protein 2 produces the protein MKSTFFFFFIIWFADAELKPRKGSRVVCTFKDKTYSPGDSWHPYLEPFGFMFCMRCVCTETGHVKCNTIKCPALPCENPVAEPQQCCPRCTDEPRIPAGLRASVKSCRYNGSVYQPGETFTKLDLFPSKQSNQCVMCTCSNGNIFCGLKTCQPITCSSPFSVPDTCCLVCRDHSTSGSSSTEEGNQQLNRGVRHSVDQCSGELSRARFDRATPPRVRASPRGLGKLNLKGASETTVKILLQRKHQRACSYNAKTYSHGDMWHPVLGKVLECILCTCTDGLQDCKRITCPSQYPCQHPMKSAGKCCKTCPERKAERNQTQCHIGPKSNVLVYKVESLLKVDPPNAVKIIAVERQSTAEVEVQVWKTLEGVLELIDIGDVQRRNIVDNPGNYTLLTTLNEETWRKFKEEEEHLSTAPLTTICEDGIREMVTFLNPKQTEDVCPP, from the exons atgaagtccacgtttttcttctttttcatcaTTTGGTTTGCAGATGCAGAGCTGAAACCCCGGAAAG GTTCCCGGGTGGTATGCACTTTCAAAGACAAGACATACAGCCCAGGAGACAGCTGGCATCCCTATCTGGAGCCCTTTGGATTCATGTTCTGCATGCGCTGTGTCTGCACAGAG ACAGGCCATGTGAAATGTAACACGATCAAGTGTCCTGCTCTGCCCTGCGAAAACCCAGTAGCAGAGCCTCAGCAGTGTTGTCCGAGATGCACAG ATGAGCCCAGGATCCCTGCAGGGCTGAGAGCTTCAGTGAAGTCCTGCAGGTACAACGGAAGTGTTTATCAGCCGGGGGAGACCTTCACCAAGCTCGACCTCTTCCCATCCAAGCAGAGCAATCAGTGTGTCATGTGCACATGCTCT AATGGAAATATCTTCTGTGGTTTGAAAACCTGCCAACCAATCACCTGCTCCTCTCCATTCTCAGTCCCAGATACCTGCTGTCTGGTGTGTAGAG ATCATAGCACGAGTGGCTCCTCATCAACTGAGGAGGGGAACCAGCAGCTGAACAGAGGCGTT AGGCACTCAGTCGATCAGTGCTCAGGAGAGCTGAGCAGGGCGCGGTTCGACCGTGCCACTCCACCCAGGGTCAGGGCTTCTCCCAGAGGCCTCGGTAAACTCAACCTAAAAGGAGCTTCAGAGACCACCGTGAAGATTTTGTTGCAGAGGAAACACCAAAGAG CGTGTTCCTACAATGCTAAGACGTACTCTCATGGAGACATGTGGCACCCAGTTTTGGGTAAGGTCCTGGAATGCATCCTGTGCACTTGTACTGATGGCCTCCAGGACTGCAAACGCATCACGTGTCCCAGCCAGTACCCATGCCAACATCCTATGAAATCAGCAGGAAAGTGCTGCAAGACTTGTCCAG AACGTAAAGCTGAACGTAACCAGACCCAGTGTCATATCGGACCTAAAAGCAACGTCTTGGTGTATAAAGTAGAGTCACTGTTGAAAGTGGATCCACCCAACGCAGTCAAGATCATTGCTGTGGAAAGACAAAGTACTGCTGAGGTCGAAGTGCAAGTATGGAAGACTCTAGAAG GTGTTTTAGAACTAATAGATATCGGTGACGTTCAGAGAAGGAATATTGTGGATAATCCAGGAAATTACACATTACTGACAACACTTAATGAAG AGACGTGGAGAAAGtttaaagaggaggaagaacatTTGAGTACAGCTCCTCTCACCACAATTTGTGAAGACGGCATTCGGGAGATGGTGACTTTCTTAAATCCCAAGCAGACAGAAGACGTATGCCCACCCTGA
- the spag7 gene encoding sperm-associated antigen 7 homolog, giving the protein MADLLGSILNSMEKPPTVGDQESRRKAREQAARLKKMEEHEKRKKAEFRKKMEKEVSDFIQDSTQQKRKYSPMGKIERSILHDVSEVAGLTSFSFGEEEESRYVMLFKKEFAPSDEELEAYRKGEEWDPKLAEQRRRLKEQAALEETASSQTKKTELCPTTNYRDKYSHLIGTSAAKDAAHTLEANRAYGCVPTANKRDTRSIEEAMNEIRAKKRQKQEDDSGATSSSS; this is encoded by the exons ATGGCGGACCTCCTAGGCTCAATATTAAACTCGATGGAGAAGCCTCCAACTGTCGGCGACCAGGAAAGCCGGCGAAAGGCTCGAG agcaagCTGCAAGACTCAAGAAGATGGAGGAacatgagaaaagaaagaaagctgaGTTTAGGAAAAAG ATGGAGAAAGAAGTGTCGGATTTCATTCAAGACAGTACACAACAGAAACGAAAATACAGTCCTATGGGGAAGATTGAGAGGAGTATACT GCATGACGTTTCAGAGGTGGCCGGTCtgacttctttttcttttggggaggaagaagagagccGTTACGTCATGCTTTTCAAGAAG GAGTTTGCTCCATCAGATGAGGAGCTGGAAGCCTATCGCAAAGGAGAGGAGTGGGATCCCAAGCTGGCAGAGCAGCGGCGCAGACTCAAA GAACAGGCTGCATTGGAAGAAACAGCATCCAGtcagacaaagaaaacagaactgtGTCCTACCACCAACTACAGGGACAAGTACAGCCACCTGATTGGCACCTCAGCTGCCAAagatgcagcacacacactagAAGCCAACAGGGCTTATGGTTGCG TCCCAACAGCCAACAAGAGAGACACCCGCTCCATAGAGGAAGCCATGAACGAAATCAGAGCAAAGAAACGGCAGAAGCAGGAGGACGACTCGGGggccaccagcagcagctcttga
- the defbl2 gene encoding beta-defensin-like 2, with protein sequence MKGLSLVLLVLLLMLAVGEGNDPEMQYWTCGYRGLCRRFCYAQEYIVGHHGCPRRYRCCAVRS encoded by the exons ATGAAGGGATTGAGCTTGGTTCTCCTTGTTCTTCTCCTGATGCTCGCAGTCGGGGAGG GCAATGATCCAGAAATGCAGTACTGGACTTGTGGGTATAGAGGACTCTGCAGACGGTTCTGCTATGCTCAGGAGTACATTGTTGGTCATCACGGTTGCCCCCGAAGATACAG GTGCTGTGCTGTGCGGTCTTAG
- the mepcea gene encoding LOW QUALITY PROTEIN: 7SK snRNA methylphosphate capping enzyme (The sequence of the model RefSeq protein was modified relative to this genomic sequence to represent the inferred CDS: inserted 1 base in 1 codon), whose product MSVDEDTVKTGSPQASSTSSVQLSECSGGYSNISVMVEGTAATPDFAAACPVSDTEASTKHTSVTEALSHSDDAGQGARGNENNLNRRNSFHHSKQTQQTKLTKRRNTATSSFKHPTSGKRRRRANSESDSVLPTNFLLGGNIFDPLNLNSLLDEEVNKALNAETPKSSPLPPKSRDPVEILIPRDITDPLNLNSGIADSSFLVSSFRGGGRKRHRNRHHGGGGVGGVGAASGVSTTQINPSESGKSEVKTATSAPLPGMLASGSAHDVSKESNSFSSVPEDSHEQSADNSASCKEEVTSVSLEDCTSVVSGAPHQQTSRRKRRRNSGKIEPPVTHSTPLGKSGSGDRSCGSFHTPRSGAKTGPGGRQHHQPHNQAKEQQRKKFQYGNYNKYYGYRNPGASEDTRIRVLRPEWFEGKEVLDLGCNSGHLTLYVAKMLRPARILGVDIDSGLVHAARKNIRHYLSEVQTQEARHAMQEKKSTKQEERNGKEILTGSEKKHNKAEXREENGKPVKGQSGPAEAANDNDSCRTDEPGTQRQEGKTEEMDQEDCDPPPADSSVSCSFPVSLRITRGPIAAPPLTESSTTRPGEFPSNVSFVKANYVLENDNLLLTQRPEYDVVMCLSVTKWVHLNWGDEGLKRFFKRVYRHLRPGGKFILEPQPWESYVRRKKLTDSINKNFLNIRLRPDQFSSYLTSEVGFTRSEFLGAPKCSIRGFQRPIFLFHK is encoded by the exons ATGTCTGTTGATGAGGATACTGTAAAAACGGGCAGTCCACAGGCCAGCTCTACTTCATCTGTGCAGCTCTCAGAATGTAGTGGAGGTTACAGCAACATATCTGTGATGGTGGAGGGTACCGCAGCCACTCCTGATTTTGCAGCTGCTTGTCCAGTCTCAGACACTGAAGCCTCAACAAAACACACCAGCGTGACTGAAGCGCTCTCCCACTCTGACGATGCTGGACAGGGAGCGAGAGGAAATGAGAATAACCTAAATCGCAGGAACAGCTTTCATCATTCCAAACAAACGcaacaaacaaaactaacaaAGCGCCGCAACACAGCGACCTCTAGTTTCAAGCATCCAACATCTGGCAAGAGGAGACGGAGGGCCAACTCTGAGAGTGACTCCGTCCTGCCTACCAACTTCCTCCTGGGTGGAAACATTTTCGACCCACTGAATCTGAACAGCCTGCTTGATGAGGAGGTCAACAAGGCCCTCAATGCAGAGACACCCAAATCTTCCCCGCTGCCTCCTAAGAGTAGAGATCCCGTGGAGATCCTTATCCCCAGAGACATCACAGATCCTCTGAACCTGAACAGCGGGATAGCAGACAGCAGCTTTTTGGTGTCCTCCTTCAGGGGTGGTGGCAGGAAGAGACACCGCAACAGACaccatggaggaggaggagttggaGGTGTTGGAGCTGCTAGTGGGGTTTCCACCACACAGATCAACCCCTCGGAATCAGGAAAAAGTGAGGTTAAAACGGCCACCTCAGCCCCCCTTCCAGGTATGTTAGCCTCGGGTTCTGCACATGATGTCTCCAAAGAGTCCAACAGTTTCTCCAGTGTCCCCGAGGATTCACATGAGCAGTCAGCTGACAACTCCGCCAGCTGCAAGGAAGAGGTGACATCTGTATCTTTAGAGGATTGCACATCCGTCGTATCAGGGGCACCACACCAGCAGACAAGCAGGCGCAAACGTAGGCGCAACTCTGGCAAAATTGAGCCCCCTGTGACTCATTCTACCCCCCTTGGAAAGTCAGGATCTGGAGACAGGAGTTGTGGTAGCTTCCATACACCAAGAAGTGGGGCAAAAACGGGGCCAGGAGGTCGCCAGCACCATCAGCCTCACAACCAGGCGAAGGAGCAACAAAGGAAGAAGTTCCAGTATGGGAACTACAACAAGTATTATGGCTACCGCAACCCAGGTGCTAGTGAAGACACGCGGATACGGGTGCTTCGTCCAGAGTGGTTTGAAGGTAAAGAGGTTCTGGATTTGGGTTGCAACTCAGGCCATCTAACACTCTATGTTGCCAAAATGCTAAGACCTGCCCGAATATTGGGTGTGGACATTGACAGTGGACTGGTACATGCAGCCCGTAAGAACATCAGACATTATCTGTCTGAAGTGCAGACCCAAGAGGCCAGGCATGCAATGCAGGAGAAAAAGAGCACtaagcaggaggagaggaatggGAAAGAGATTCTCACAGGCTCGGAGAAGAAGCACAATAAAGCCG GCAGGGAGGAAAACGGGAAGCCAGTGAAAGGACAAAGTGGCCCTGCAGAGGCTGCAAATGACAATGACTCCTGTCGCACAGATGAGCCAGGGACCCAGAGGCAGGAAGGCAAAACAGAGGAAATGGACCAGGAAGATTGTGATCCACCCCCCGCTGATTCCTCAGTGAGTTGCTCTTTTCCTGTGTCCCTGCGGATCACCAGGGGGCCCATTGCTGCACCTCCTCTGACCGAATCATCCACCACCCGGCCCGGAGAGTTCCCCTCAAATGTGTCCTTTGTCAAG GCCAATTACGTACTGGAGAACGACAATCTTCTCTTGACTCAGCGGCCAGAGTACGACGTGGTCATGTGCCTGAGCGTTACCAAATGGGTTCACCTGAACTGGGGGGACGAGGGACTCAAGCGGTTCTTCAAGAGAGTGTACAGACACCTCCGTCCGGGAGGCAAGTTCATCCTGGAGCCACAGCCCTGGGAGTCCTACGTGAGGAGGAAGAAGCTGACG GATAGCATCAACAAGAATTTTCTGAACATCCGCCTGAGACCTGACCAGTTCTCATCATACCTTACATCAGAGGTGGGCTTCACCAGATCTGAGTTCCTTGGGGCCCCCAAGTGTTCAATAAGAG GTTTTCAGAGGCCGATCTTCTTGTTTCACAAATGA